The sequence taataaatgtATCTTGTATCTGCATGCTTGGAGGGGTCTAAAAGAAGTGGGTAATTGTTGTTACAGCTTATCGAAAAGCTCTCTGTGAAAACTCCAAGTGGTGAagtcaaattaaaaatattgaaggaAATAGCCAAGGAATACCAGGTTGAATGGGACACTGCAGATTCAGAGATGGAGCTTCTCAAGCCACCAGAAGAGCGTATAGTGTGTCTCTCTTCCAAAATCCACCTATATCTGTGTATGATGCCAAACACGTTCGATGACCATCTAACTAGTATCTGTTTTCTTTGATCAGGAAGGACCAACTGGCTTTGTAAGTGCCACTAGTTTACCCCTGAAACCGACCTCAAAGCAACCTGCTGAGCCTAACAACCACCTTCCAAGGTATTTTCCCCCTTACTGCATAAAACCATGATTCTGATTTTCTTCTTTCGACAAATAAGGTTTTGACTTGGCTGATGTCAATTATTAACAGGGCTTCAGACGACGGAGAATCAAAAGTTGCCAAATTTGATGACCCCGCTTCAGCCGCTAAAGCAGCTGCTGAGTCTGCCAAGCAAGCAATTGCGGCTGCTGAAGCAGCTGCATATCTGGCCAGTAAAGATGCAAAAGCATCTTCCGCTAGTCATCACAACTCAATGAACAATGCAACTGTTGACAATATCCCTTTCATTTCCGGTGCTCAGGCTCCCAAGTTCTCGCGAAGTGACGCGGCACCTCCTTCTCAGTCCATCGTTGATCTGTATGATATGCACTGGGGTAGTAAAGACATGAGGAATTCTGAAAATTCTCATGGTTCTACTGGTGAAGAGATGCCCTTGGACATGAAAAGATCACAGAAGTTCTATAGGAGACATAGCTATACTGTTCCATCCCCGAATCCTAATGTGAAGTATGATGATTCAGATTGCGACGAGGAAATTGAGATGGAAGATCCCCCTAGAGGCACATATAAGCCCAGCCCACCAACTGATACTGATAGCGGGAAGTTCTATAGAAGGCACAGCTACAATGTTCCATCAGCACATTCAGGTATCAAGTTTGATGAATCAGATGGTGATGAAAAGATGGAAACTGAAGAAACCACGAGAGGAACCACCCGACCCCCTAACCGTCCTGCACCTCAAGTACCTCGAGTTCATCCCAAACTGCCCGACTATGACTCGCTTACTGCTCGCTTCGAGTCTCTCAAGTCCCAGAAATCTCGTCGTACTTAGGAATATCCAGGATTCATGAAGTCAGAATACATCTTGTGCTAGCCAATATAATAGTATACGTATACAGTACAGAAACCAAATGATATGTTAAAATGGTTTATTTTACAGTATGTAGCATCAGCCAGTGGAGTTTTAGTTATTCCCTTTGTGTCAATTTTTTAATTGTTGGTGTAATAAACATTGGATATCCCTAGTTTCTAACTACGTAGAACATAATTTTGAGTTTGATTGTAGCTACGCACGTTTTGTATAAAGAGTTTATATGAGAAGATGATGAGCCAAGAAGCACCCAACTACcctttgtatatttatgataagtttagcatgtgtcatcattttctttttaatccgtccCAAAATAAGTATCGCCTTTTCTTATTAGGCAactttttaaagacacaattatccttttacccttattggttccacttaattaaaaaaaaaataattgacacatttttttgataaagtataatttggtaaatattaccaagtcttcccttttttcttaaactctgtgccCAGTCAAATGACAAAAGTCTTCCcttttttcttaaactctgtgccCAGTCAAATgacaacacataaaatgagacggagagagtagttatttttgtttaaatatttatataaaaaagcttcttttcttgattaaaatCTTTGATTAATTGAGAAAAGGTAGAtagttatttttgtttaatatttacataaaagaatcttcttttcttgattaaaatCTCTGACCAGTTGAGAAGAAGAGGTTCGGAAATCTTTGACTAATTGTGAAGAGGTTTAATCAAGAAAGTAAGAAATCGTAAGTTATGTGCATATAagatttcctttttttaaaatacttgttATTGTTAGTAATCATTAATTTTGAAAACAGTAAATTTTACAAAAAGAAAACAATTACTAGTACATGTTTTCTCATTAATAAAGCAAAAACTAGGGTGTTATTCTTTGCAATTTACCCTTTACTCCTCCACTCTTATTGGTTTtgtttttaaagaagaaaaaagagaaataaaagagcaGTTGAACTGGCCCCTTATCTTTGAAGCAGCAGAGTTAGCCGTTCTCCTTGCTGTCCGAGGTACTAGATAAACAGCCTACTTTACATATGtctttcttctttgtttgttGCTGCTGAATAGTTCTATCAGGTTATCTTCTATCTTTCTATTTGCTTACTTCCTATTCAGTTCAGCTGCCAATACTTTAAAAGTTTTTGGACGAATAAAGTcgcttctttctttccttttattcTTGAACTGAATGCTTATGCTGTCTTTCCCTTCATTCTTTTTTTCTGGGGTTACTCAATTTTCATGTGATGGGTGGGTGGCGGTAGGAGGTCAAGAAAAGATTGCTTTGGCAATAGTTTCTTGAAATGCAATTGTGATCAGACACTTTATCTGAAGCTATTGGCACATCTCTCCACTTCtgttatttaaaaattagttcttgacaacaaaatcaagaaagaatAGATAGGTATTAGTCCATTCATGGGTCATGTATGTCTTTTGCAAAGTGCACGATGAAGTATTTTGCTGATTTTGGGGTAATTTTTAGCTTTGCTGAGTTGCATCCTATGTTCTGAttggatttttttctttctcctttgttTTCAGAATCGTTTAAGGGGATTGGTGGTTTAGTTTTATTACTATGGCTGCCTGATACAACACACTATGATTTCTGGAGTACTTCGTTTGTGCAATTGGAAGTATCAGTTGAGGTACATTGAGTGTGAGAAGTTGATCTTGATTCAGTGGATGTCCAACTCTGGAGATGGTTATTCTCTTATCTTGTACTGAACTCTCTAGCCTATGGGTGACATCAAAGGTAACCATCTCAATCTATCATATACCATTAAAATGGTCATacggaaagataattcaaaattttccttcTAGATATGTCTCTTcttgttgaaaaagaaaaaaggaaaaaaaggaaaaagagtaaaATAGTGTGTACCTAATCTTAGCTGTTTTATAGAGATTGATATATTGTCCATGCTCAAGACGTCCAGTCCTGGGTGTGCGGGGTGGGTGGGTGTTAGATTTGTCGCATCGGTTTCGGATGAGATACTTGGTTTCCTTGTACAATTTTGGACAATATTCACCGCAGGAGCAAGCTTATAGGATTGAGTTAGGCAAGGTCCATTTCTTCACGTAAATGATTTGAGAAAGTACTAGATACTGAATTTTGTTCATTATCTAGTGTGAATAAGCTCTTGTTGGTCTTTGCAGATACTGCATTCAGGAAATTTGAGCTGCAACTCTTCTGTGAAGGGAGGAGATATGTTGACTTCATCTACTACTTTATGTAAAGCTGGGCACGATATCTC comes from Capsicum annuum cultivar UCD-10X-F1 chromosome 2, UCD10Xv1.1, whole genome shotgun sequence and encodes:
- the LOC107859845 gene encoding uncharacterized protein LOC107859845 encodes the protein MTVANAATKHCKKAMKMGLSLFCRTFNSSKCKTMAKMTVARIKLLRNKREVVVRQMRRDIAMLLESRQDATARVRVEHVIREQNILQANEFLELFCELIVARLPIIAKQRQCPADLKEGISSLIFAAPRCSDIPELMRIKDIFEKKYGKDFVSAATDLRPNAGVNRTLIEKLSVKTPSGEVKLKILKEIAKEYQVEWDTADSEMELLKPPEERIEGPTGFVSATSLPLKPTSKQPAEPNNHLPRASDDGESKVAKFDDPASAAKAAAESAKQAIAAAEAAAYLASKDAKASSASHHNSMNNATVDNIPFISGAQAPKFSRSDAAPPSQSIVDLYDMHWGSKDMRNSENSHGSTGEEMPLDMKRSQKFYRRHSYTVPSPNPNVKYDDSDCDEEIEMEDPPRGTYKPSPPTDTDSGKFYRRHSYNVPSAHSGIKFDESDGDEKMETEETTRGTTRPPNRPAPQVPRVHPKLPDYDSLTARFESLKSQKSRRT